A window of Clostridium botulinum BKT015925 contains these coding sequences:
- the rbsB gene encoding ribose ABC transporter substrate-binding protein RbsB, which yields MKKITKKIIAICASVLLVLGFIGCSKKDTQVSQKKIGMVVSTLNNPFFVSLKEGAEKKSKELGYELLVLDSQNDPAKERSNIEDLIQGGISVLIVNPTDSDAVINSVQVANKANIPVITVDRQANGGEVVSHIASDNIKGGELAASFIIDELKNKKDIKVVELQGIPGASATRERGQGFHNIIDKKSNIKLVSSQAANFDRAQGLSVMENIIQAQSDFDAVFAHNDEMALGAAKALKTANKKVIVVGFDGDEDAKTSIEKAEMSATVAQQPALMGITSIENAVKISNGESIPKQVPVKLRLITK from the coding sequence ATGAAAAAGATAACTAAAAAAATTATAGCAATTTGTGCCTCTGTATTACTAGTTTTAGGATTTATAGGTTGTAGCAAAAAAGATACACAAGTAAGTCAAAAGAAAATAGGTATGGTTGTATCTACTTTAAATAATCCATTCTTTGTTTCATTAAAGGAAGGAGCAGAGAAAAAGTCTAAGGAACTTGGATATGAACTTTTGGTATTAGATTCACAAAATGATCCTGCAAAAGAGAGATCTAATATAGAAGATCTAATTCAAGGCGGAATATCGGTATTAATAGTTAATCCTACAGATAGTGATGCTGTTATAAATTCTGTACAAGTAGCTAACAAAGCCAATATACCTGTTATAACTGTAGATAGACAAGCTAATGGTGGAGAGGTTGTATCTCATATAGCATCAGATAATATTAAAGGTGGAGAACTTGCAGCAAGCTTTATAATTGATGAATTAAAAAATAAAAAGGATATAAAAGTAGTTGAGTTACAAGGAATTCCTGGTGCATCGGCTACAAGAGAAAGAGGTCAAGGATTTCACAATATAATTGATAAAAAATCAAATATAAAACTTGTGTCTAGTCAAGCTGCAAATTTTGATAGAGCTCAAGGACTTTCAGTAATGGAAAATATAATTCAAGCACAATCAGACTTTGATGCGGTATTTGCACATAATGACGAAATGGCTTTAGGCGCAGCAAAAGCATTAAAAACTGCAAATAAAAAAGTAATAGTTGTGGGCTTTGATGGAGATGAGGATGCAAAAACATCTATTGAAAAAGCAGAAATGTCTGCAACAGTAGCACAACAACCAGCATTAATGGGTATTACATCTATTGAAAATGCAGTGAAAATTTCTAATGGAGAAAGTATACCAAAACAAGTTCCTGTTAAACTTAGACTTATTACTAAATAG
- a CDS encoding ABC transporter permease subunit translates to MENNFKNIIMKYKALLGFLVLCVVMAILSPRFLSVANIKNVLTQVSVNAIIAIGMTFVILTGGIDLSVGSTLAISGAVAATLIKANCNIFVAIIAALVVGVIVGLVNGLFIAKGRIQAFIATLATMTVFRGVTQVYTNGTPVSKLGESFGNIGNKELLGIPFPVIITIVVFLIAFYVLNETRGGRYIYALGGNEDSARLSGINTTKMKMLVYIISGVTAAISGVVVTSRIGSASAIAGTGYELDAIAAVVLGGTSLSGGEGSISGTIIGALIIGVLNNGLNLLNVSPYYQLIVKGLVILLAVMVDRKINKK, encoded by the coding sequence ATGGAAAATAATTTTAAAAATATAATTATGAAATATAAAGCATTATTGGGGTTTTTAGTTTTATGTGTAGTAATGGCTATTTTATCTCCTAGATTCTTATCTGTAGCTAATATAAAAAATGTTCTTACACAAGTGTCTGTCAATGCTATTATTGCAATTGGAATGACATTCGTAATATTAACAGGGGGTATAGATTTATCAGTTGGTTCAACACTTGCTATAAGTGGTGCGGTAGCAGCAACTTTAATAAAAGCAAATTGCAACATATTTGTAGCAATTATAGCAGCATTAGTAGTGGGAGTAATAGTTGGATTAGTTAATGGACTATTTATTGCTAAAGGTAGAATTCAAGCTTTTATAGCTACACTTGCAACAATGACTGTGTTTAGAGGAGTTACCCAAGTTTATACAAATGGTACACCAGTATCAAAACTTGGAGAAAGTTTTGGAAACATAGGTAATAAAGAATTACTTGGTATTCCATTTCCTGTAATTATTACTATAGTGGTGTTTTTAATAGCATTTTATGTGTTAAATGAAACAAGAGGTGGAAGATATATATATGCTCTAGGTGGAAATGAGGATTCAGCTAGATTATCAGGAATAAATACAACTAAAATGAAAATGTTAGTATATATAATATCTGGAGTAACAGCTGCTATTAGTGGAGTAGTAGTTACAAGTAGAATTGGTTCAGCATCTGCTATAGCAGGTACAGGATACGAATTGGATGCCATTGCTGCTGTAGTATTAGGAGGTACAAGCCTTTCAGGAGGAGAGGGAAGTATATCAGGTACCATAATAGGTGCACTAATTATAGGAGTATTAAATAACGGATTAAATTTATTAAATGTATCACCTTATTATCAACTAATTGTAAAAGGTCTTGTAATTTTATTAGCAGTTATGGTAGATAGAAAAATTAATAAAAAATAA
- a CDS encoding sugar ABC transporter ATP-binding protein — protein MDKRHPMLKMQGISKSFAGVKALQNIDIEAYGGEVLALLGENGAGKSTLMKILSGVYKKDSGKIFIEGQEVTPNNIKEAEKLGVSIIHQELSVLPNLTVAENIFLGNEKYSKFTRKINKSLIRERSKMFLDQIGCKVNPDSLVKDVNVGDRQMIEIAKALTKNSRIIIMDEPTTALTDVETKKLFEVIDRLKKKGIAVIYISHRMEELFAICDRVTVLRDGQYVGDVRTSEIDQDGLIAMMVGRKLEDQFPYKKVKVGKTLLKVENLKYKNKVNNVSFEIKSGEILGVAGLMGSGRTELAKTIFGEYKKDEGNVFVEDVKVNMNSPKDGIKNGICYVSEDRKGEGLILEMSVGENMSLANLASYENKLKKIDKKMEKEQIKEYIKKLSVKTPSAEQFIYKLSGGNQQKAILAKWVMLSPKVLIIDEPTKGIDVGAKKEIYEVLNELKSSGKAIIMISSDMPEVLGISDRIIVMHEGKISGELSHEEANQESIMAYAVGRSK, from the coding sequence ATGGACAAAAGACATCCTATGCTAAAAATGCAAGGTATATCAAAGTCATTTGCAGGAGTAAAAGCATTACAAAATATAGATATTGAAGCTTATGGAGGAGAGGTTTTAGCTCTCCTTGGTGAAAATGGAGCAGGGAAATCTACTTTGATGAAAATACTTAGTGGAGTATATAAAAAAGATAGTGGAAAAATTTTTATAGAAGGTCAAGAAGTTACTCCGAATAATATTAAAGAAGCAGAAAAATTAGGAGTTTCAATTATACATCAAGAACTTAGTGTACTTCCCAATTTGACTGTAGCTGAAAATATATTTTTGGGAAATGAAAAGTATAGTAAATTTACTAGGAAAATAAATAAATCATTAATTAGGGAAAGAAGCAAAATGTTCTTAGATCAAATAGGATGTAAGGTAAATCCAGATTCTTTAGTGAAAGATGTAAACGTCGGTGATAGGCAAATGATAGAAATTGCAAAAGCGTTAACTAAAAATTCAAGAATCATAATTATGGACGAACCTACAACAGCACTTACAGATGTAGAGACGAAAAAGCTTTTTGAAGTTATAGACAGACTTAAGAAAAAAGGAATAGCGGTTATATATATTTCACATAGAATGGAAGAACTTTTTGCAATTTGTGATAGAGTTACTGTTTTGAGAGATGGTCAGTATGTAGGAGATGTAAGAACTTCTGAAATAGATCAAGATGGATTAATAGCTATGATGGTAGGAAGAAAATTAGAAGATCAATTTCCTTACAAAAAAGTTAAGGTTGGAAAAACTTTATTGAAGGTAGAAAATTTAAAGTATAAAAATAAAGTAAATAATGTTAGTTTTGAAATAAAGAGTGGAGAAATATTAGGGGTTGCTGGACTTATGGGTTCAGGAAGAACAGAACTTGCTAAAACTATATTTGGTGAGTATAAAAAAGATGAAGGCAATGTATTTGTAGAAGATGTAAAGGTTAACATGAATTCTCCGAAAGATGGGATAAAAAATGGAATTTGTTATGTTTCTGAGGATAGAAAAGGAGAAGGACTAATTTTAGAAATGTCTGTAGGAGAGAATATGAGTCTTGCTAATTTAGCTTCATATGAAAATAAGCTTAAGAAGATAGACAAAAAGATGGAGAAAGAACAAATAAAGGAATACATTAAAAAGCTTTCAGTTAAAACTCCAAGTGCAGAACAATTCATATATAAATTAAGTGGAGGAAATCAACAAAAAGCTATACTTGCAAAGTGGGTAATGTTATCTCCTAAAGTTTTAATAATAGATGAACCAACTAAAGGGATAGATGTTGGAGCTAAAAAAGAGATATATGAGGTTTTAAATGAGCTTAAAAGTTCTGGAAAAGCTATAATAATGATTTCATCAGATATGCCTGAAGTTTTAGGGATAAGTGATAGGATAATTGTTATGCATGAAGGAAAAATAAGTGGTGAATTATCTCATGAAGAAGCAAATCAAGAGTCTATAATGGCGTACGCAGTTGGAAGAAGCAAATAG
- the rbsD gene encoding D-ribose pyranase — MKKTPLLNSAICEVISKMGHTDMIAIGDCGLPIPEVTKRIDLALLKGVPSFIQTLKAVLLEQQVEEVIIAHETSEVSPKIFEAVKEEVGDVKITFISHEELKMELSKCKAVIRTGEQTPYANVILKSGVVF; from the coding sequence ATGAAAAAAACACCTTTATTAAATAGTGCTATATGTGAAGTGATTTCAAAAATGGGACATACAGATATGATAGCTATTGGGGATTGCGGACTTCCAATTCCGGAGGTTACTAAAAGAATAGATTTAGCTTTATTAAAAGGGGTGCCCAGTTTTATACAAACACTTAAAGCTGTTTTATTAGAACAACAGGTAGAAGAAGTGATAATAGCACATGAAACTAGTGAGGTTAGTCCTAAAATTTTTGAAGCTGTGAAAGAAGAAGTAGGAGATGTTAAAATTACATTTATATCTCATGAGGAATTAAAGATGGAATTATCTAAGTGTAAAGCAGTTATAAGAACTGGTGAACAAACTCCTTATGCTAATGTGATATTAAAATCGGGAGTGGTATTTTAG